GTATTGACGGTTGAAGATCCTGGTAGATTTGGAAAAAGCAGACAGATTGGCCCATATCTCGGGCTGACACCTCGTCGCGATCAATCTGGAGAGACAGATAAACAGCTTCGAATAACCAAAGCTGGCAGTCCGTTTTTACGAAAGCTATTGATAAATTCGGCGCAATATATTCTTGGCCCATTTGGAGAGGACTGTAACCTGCAACGTTTTGGTTTACGTCTGGCATCTAGAGGCGGGAAAAATGCAAGACGTAAAGCTGTAGTGGCAGTGGGAAGGAAATTAGCAATACTCCTACATCGTCTGTGGAAATATGGAGAAATATATGACCCGGTTTACAAACGTAACGTTTTATCAAGAAGAAAGGCAGCATGAGTTACATAGTCTCACTGCACCTGTCAAGGACAATGTTCCCCAGGAACCGTAAGTACCCGGTAATACATACTGTGACACTTAAAATGAACTTGGTGAGTATATTTATAGAGGAACATTCTCCTTGACAGTTTTGTTCGTTATGTACAACCGGTAACTGTGAAAAGGGAAAAATGATTTTCCCTTTTTATCAGCAACGTAAAATGAGTGGAGACTTTCAAGTCATTTTGAAAATAAAGCCCTGAATAAAGAACGTCCCGTCCGGAAGACTGCGTGAATTTCTCTGGTCTGTCATATGCCAATGACAATTTTTAAGACCGATGATGAGGTGGCAGCTCCAGGACGGACCCTACAATGCACCGAACTTTTTGGCAGAGGTTCATAAATGAGTGCGAATGGAAGCATGACGTTTCAGGGATTATTTAAAAAATGGTTCGCCACGTCGAACTTATATCTTGACAAGCCTTCTCATGGAAGAAATGCGGGCTAAAAGCTGCCTGCTGTTCTTCTTTGTACAGGATCAACATCATGACAAATATTATTCGATATCCCGAAAAAGCCGCTTCAAGAAATTACGATGTCATAATTATCGGTGGAGGCATTTACGGTATTACCCTCGCCCTTGAAGCAAGTCTTCGCGGCAAACGCTCCCTGCTCCTCGAGAAAGGAGACTTTGGAGAATACACCAGTTTCAACAGCCTGAAAATTATTCATGGAGGTCTCCGTTACCTGCAATCCCTCGACCTGCCAAGATTTTGGGAATCAGTCAGGGAACGGTCATGGTACCTCAAACATTTTCCCCACAGGGTGCATCCCATGCCCTGCCTCATGCCACTTTACGGTAGAGGGCTGAAAAGACCAGTCATTTTTCGTATCGCCCTTCTCCTCAATCATCTCCTCTCCCCAGGCCGTAACAGAGATCTTGAAGAGGACCGCAAATTACCAGTTGGCCGTATCGTGTCCGCAGCAGAGTCCCAAAAGATATTCCCCCTGGTCAACACAGAAGGGCTGCAGGGCAGTGCACTCTGGTATGACGCCTGTATGCCCGACTCCCAGCTTCTGGTCATGGAACTGTTGCGGACGGCATGTGATCTCGGCGCAACTCCACTCAATTATTGTGAAGTACAATCACTCACCCTATCCACGGACAGGACAATCATCGAGGGAGTACACGCCCTGGATCGTGAAAGTGGAAAAACATATGAATTCAGCGCGCCCATAGTCATCAACAGCGCAGGTCCCTGGTGCCGTGCTGTTGTAAATGGAATTGGTGGCGATTGTGAAGAATTGTTCCGCCCCTCCCTTGCCTGGAATATTTCATTTAACCGTCCCGCTCTCTCCGACCACGCCCTTGCCGTGCAGGCAGATACGCCAGGCAGCCGAGCCCTCTTCGTCACTCCCTGGAAAGGCAGGATTTTTGCAGGATGTGGCCATGAGCCCTGGTTGAAGGGACCGGATCGCCCCATGCCAACGAGAAAACAGATCAACACTTTTATCAAAGAACTGAACGCCGCGATTCCAGGCCTCGATCTCAACATAAATGATGTTCACCGGGTTTTTGCCGGTCTTTTACCAACCGTGGAGAACGGCAGCAATATTTTGACAAGACGCGAAGTGATTATCGACCATGGTGCGAAGCAGGGTCCGCAGGGGCTTTATAGTGTAGGTGGTATAAAATTTACCACCGCCCGCCTGGTTGCCGAAAAGATATGGGGGATGATCAGTAAAAATAATCCCGGCCTGATACCACCCGATACGGCCATGCCTGTCTGCCGCACAGGTATCTATCCGCAGGACAGTGATACAAAGCAGGGTATGTACAAAATTCTTGCCAGCGACAAGACCATAGTTCATCTTGACGACCTGATAGTGCGCAGGTCAACGACCTGGGAAAAAGGCCCGGATGCTGTATCTGACGATTTAACAGAAATGTTTGACTGGGGTGATCCCCGAAAAATGGAAGAACTGGCCAAATGCATAGCCAGTGTACAACCCCTCACACAGGAGGACAATTCATGATCTCCGGTTTTTTCTTAACCAATGGCCAAAACTCAAAAGGTGTAAACCGATTCAAGGAACTCCGGAACACGCCATCGACACACATTGTTTACACTGACGACAACCTCATTCTATCCAATACGGTTGACCGGGATGCTCTTGGCGACAAGATTTGCAACCCACTGGTCTCTGAAAATAAAAAGTTAATTGTTCATTTTTCTGGAACGATTTACAATCGAAAAGAATATATCCAAAAATACGATCTGCCGCTCAAACCCGACAGCAGCAGCGGCGATGCAGACCTTATATTGGCATTGTACCTCACTTTTGGAGAAAATCTTCTCACCCATCTTGATGGAACATTCTCCTTTCTCATCTACGATAAAAATGAAGAAAAACTTCTTCTCTGTCGAGATCATTTTGGCGTAGAACCGCTTTACTATTTTGAGGCACCCGATTTCTTTGTCTTTTCCTCGACCATCGCGGGTATTCTCAGACTCACTGGACAGAGCAAAAATCTCCACCACCCGGCGCTGGCAAAGATACTTCTTTTTAACTACAATGTGGGTTTTGATACACTGGTGGAGGGCATAAAGCGTCTGCCACCCGCCCATTTCCTCAAGATACATGGCGGACAGCCCCTGCTCAAAAGGTATTGGTCAATAGACTTCACACCCGTTTCACGACCGGAAGAAACAGTCTGTCAGGAGCTCCTGCAGCACCTCCGCCGGGCAGTTGGCTCATGCCTCTCCGGCACAGACCAGAGTGGTGTTTTCCTCAGCGGCGGCATGGATTCCAGCACAATGCTTGCTCTCAGCGCAGAACATGAACCAACCAGCCTCGACACCTTTTCTTACAGATGTAAAGCCGCCTCTTTTGACGAATCACAATACGCACGGCAGATGGCTGAATTCGCCGGTTCTCATCATCATGAATCAGAATACTCCAGTAACGATGTACTTCTTATGCCGGAAGTTGTCAAAGCGATGAACGAGCCGTTCTCGGATGTGGGCATCAATATTGCCACCTACCTGCTCGGCCGGGAAGCAGCTGCAACCGGTACCGGCTTGATTCTTACCGGTGATGGTGGTGACGAATTATTTGCCGGCCACCCTGTTTATGAAGCTGATAAAATTGCAAGATATATCGATACAATTCCACGTTTTTTACTGGGCCCCCTTTTTTCTCTCTTCCGGCAACTGCCCGACTCCGACCAGAAAAAGAACCTTTCTGTTAAGCTTAAACGATTTTCTGAAAGTATGTCCTATCCGCGGGAACTGCTTTCCCATCGATGGCGCATCTATTACGATGCAGCGTCATTGCTCCAGCTGGCCGGTGAAAATTTAACTGATGCTGTCAACTGGAATAATCTTCTGGAGGATATTCTTTTAATCAATGAAAAAACCAGTAGTTTTGATCCACTGGCAAGAAGTTTAGCCAGTGATTACCAGACGGTAGTCGATTTCTATCTCCGACGAAACGATCTGATCCGTCGTTTTAATATCGATATCCGCTATCCAATGTTTGACCGTAAGCTGGTTGAATACTGCGCTTCTCTACCCAGTTCACTGAAAATAAAAGGCTGGTTTGACACCAAGTATATTTTCAAAAAGACAATGGAACCTGTTTTACCCCATTCCATTATTTATCGAAAAGACAAGCTCGGCCACAGTATTCCCTTAAAAAACTGGATTCGCGACGATAACAGGGTGCGGGAGATGATACTTGATCATGTATCTGGAGAAACCATCAGCAGGCGAGGATTGTTCAAAACCAGTACTATCGCAGAAATGACCAATGATCATCTCAGAAAAAAATCCAATCATTCACACAGGCTCTGGACACTTGCCGTAATGGAGATGTGGCTGCGGCATCATTTTGATTAGTCAGTGTCCGTCCCTTTGCAACCCGCATTGCCAATCTGTGCATGCGGGTTAAAAACTCTTCTTTTTGCCCATTTCCTGAAAATTATATTCCAGCATCTTCTTAAAAATATCAATTATCAAACCGTCTGAAGCTGTATCAGTTTTCTTTTCCGAAGAAGCAGTTGAGCCGGCCCTTGTCTCTTTTTCCTTATCCATTCTCTTTTCTCCCATAACAAATATGGTTTTTACCTAAATCCTGCACTTCGACAAACTTGCCAATTGCAGGATTTAGGTTTTAGTATTTTGATTTCCCGTGGAACGTGATTGTTGAAACACGCCCGATAAAACAGCCACATCTTCTCCGCTATGATTGTCAGGTTGAACTTTGTATGTGATCAGATTATTTTTTTCATTCTTACCTGTTTTTCCTGAACAATGCAATGCCGGGGAACCACTCTTCACCCTGCATCTGCCCGCCGAAGAGATACCTGCTCTTCTGAAAAGAATTGACAGATCGCTTGTTTCTCTGTAATTCCTGTTTATACTATGCGTTGATGCATGGCGGCAGCTTTCTGCCGCTTTTTTATTTCTTTTTTGTCAATCTCTGAAATCCAATCGTTATGAGTCAAAACCAAGATAATCAGACCCTGAAACAGCGCCGGGAGAAAGCCGAGTCCCTTGAAGACACAGGCGTAAAGCTTTACAGCAACTCCTTTACTCCCAAAAATTGCATTAGAGAGCTTTTACCCAGGGGAGAAACCCTCCAGGCCCAGGAGAAAGAGAAGGGCAGCCCAATCTATTCCATAGCCGGGCGTATCATGGCCATGCGCAAATTCGGCAAGGCCGCCTTTTGTCATATCAGCGATTCGACAGGACAGATCCAGATATACGTAAAAAAGGACACATTGGGGGATGAGATATTCGCGACCTTTAAAAAATGGGATATCGGTGATATTGTCGGCATCACAGGCACCCTTTTTAAAACCAAGGTGGGCGAACTCTCCCTGGCTGCTACGGAAATCACCATGATTTCCAAATCGCTGCGGCCTCTGCCTGAAAAATGGCATGGGTTAACCGATGTTGAAACCCGCTATCGCCAACGCTACGTGGATCTCATCGTCACTCCGGAGAGCCGGGAAACATTCAGAAAGCGAGTGCAAATCATCAGGCTTATCCGCGAATTTCTCAATGCCCGTGATTTCATGGAGGTGGAAACCCCCATGATGCAACCGGTACCCGGTGGTGCCACGGCCAGACCATTCAAGACCTATCATAATGCCCTGGATATGGATCTTTTCCTCCGCATCGCTCCCGAACTGTACCTGAAACGGCTGCTTGTCGGCGGTTTTGAGAAGGTTTTTGAAATCAATAGAAATTTCAGGAATGAAGGACTTTCAACCCGTCATAATCCCGAGTTTACCATGCTGGAGTTCTACCAGGCCTATGCCACCTACGAAGATCTCATTGACCTCACGGAAGAGATGATCTCCTCGATCTGTCAACAGGTCAACGGTACCATGGAAATCAGCTACCAGGGCACCCCTGTCAACCTGGCCCCTCCCTGGAAACGTCTGACTATGGATGAAGCCCTGGTGGAAGTGGCAGGAATAAATAAGGCCGATCTTGCCAATGATGACAAGGTCATGGCTCTTGCCGCGGAAAATGGTATCCAGCTTGATGGGCAGGCAGGCCCCGGTAAGGCCAAAACGGAACTTTTTGAACTGCTGGTTGAAGAAAAACTGATAGATCCCACCTTTATCACATCCTATCCCACTGAGGTATCCCCCCTTGCCAGGAGAAACGAAGACGACCCCACAGTCACCGACCGCTTTGAGCTGTTTATCACCGGCCGCGAACTGGCCAATGCCTTCAGTGAGCTCAATGACCCGCGGGACCAGTATAAGCGGTTCAAGGAGCAGATAGACAATCGTGGAGATGACGACGAGATCCACCCTGTTCTTGACCATGATTACATCAGAGCACTCGAATATGGTATGCCGTCGGCGGCAGGGGAAGGAATCGGGATAGACCGGCTGGTCATGCTGCTCACCGATGCCCCATCAATCCGCGATGTCATTCTTTTTCCCCACCTCAAACCGGAAGCACTAAAAGATTGATATGTTTGAATGGTTTGTCGGACTCAGGTACCTGCGGGCAAAACACAGGCATGGTTTCATCTCCCTTATCTCCTTTATTTCCGTGGCAGGAATTACGGTGGGGGTTATCGCTCTTATTGTGGTCCTGGCTGTATATTCCGGCTTTACGGGGGGGCTGCGTGATCAGATCCTCGGGGTTAATTCCCATATCATCGTCCAGCAACTCGGGGGGAAAATCAGCGACTACCGGGAAGTGCGGAAAAAAATACTCTCCGTCAAGGATGTCACAGGTGCCACCCCTTATCTTTATGCCCAGACCCTGCTCAGCAGCGCCAGCGGAGGCAACGGGGTAGTCCTTCGCGGCATGGATCCCAAAAGTGCGGAAAATGTTGTGGGCCTTGCCAGCCAGATGATCCAGGGCTCCATCTTCGACCTGACTCAAAATGACAACCCGAGACTGCCCAATATCATTCTCGGCAGGACACTTGCGGCGGAACTGCGGGTGGGCATGGGGGACAGAATCAGGCTGATCTCACCCTCGGGACCACTCACCCCCATGGGTATTATCCCCAAGGTGAAAACGTGCAGAGTATCCGGCATTTTTAAAAGCGGCATGAATGAATATGACTCCACCCTTGCCTACATGTCTCTTGCCGATGTCCAGCAGTTTCTCGGCCTGGGAGATATTGCCCACGGTATTGAGGTGACAGTCACGGAAAAGGAACTTGACCACGCGGACCGGATTGCGGAAAACATTGTAAAGAAACTGGGAATGGGCTTTATCGCCAAGGACTGGATGATGATGAACCACAATCTCTTTGCCGCCTTCAAACTGGAAAAAATCGGCATGTTTATCTGCATGGCCCTCATCATTTTGGTGGCCGCGCTTAACATCATCAGCGCCCTGGTCATGGTGGTAATGGAAAAAAGCCGGGATATCGCCATTCTCAAGTCCATGGGTGCCACGTCGCGCTCAATCATGAAAATATTTTTTATCCAGGGCCTGGTGATTGCACTTACCGGAACAACCCTGGGGGTGATCGGCGGACTCTCCCTCTGCGAACTGCTCTCCCGCTACAAGTTTATAGAGCTGCCGTCCAATGTGTATCCCATGACAACCCTGCCCATCAAGGTACTGCCCATGGACGTGACCATTGTCGCCGTCAGTTCCATTATCATCACGTTGCTGGCGACCCTCTATCCGTCCTGGAAAGGTTCCACCGTACAACCTGCAGAGGTACTGTCATAATGGGACTGTTTCTTGCTCAGGACATCACCAAAATATACCGTTCGGGAAATACAAAAATTACCGTATTAAATAACCTCTCCATCAACATCGAACGGGGTGAAATGACGGCTATCACCGGGGCTTCAGGCTCCGGCAAGACCACCCTGCTGCAGATTCTCGGCACCCTGGCCAGACCAACCACAGGAAGTCTTTTTTTCAATGGGGAGGATCTGACGAGGAAAAACCAGCAGGAACTGGCCGAATTCAGAAACAGATCGTTAGGCTTTATTTTCCAGTTCCATCACCTGTTGCCCGACTTCACGGCCCTGGAGAATGTCCTGATGCCGGCTCTTATTGCCGGTCACGACAGGAAAGAAATGATACCGGCAGCCCGCAGACTTTTGGAACGAATGGAGCTGAACCACCGGCTGCACCATAAAATCAGCGAACTGTCAGGTGGAGAACAGCAGCGCACAGCCCTGGCCAGGGCACTTATCATGAAGCCGGCCCTGGTTCTGGCTGATGAACCCACGGGCAACCTGGATTCCAGGTCGGGCAATCTTGTCTTTAACCTGTTCCAGGACCTCTGCCGTGAGCGGGAACTGGCCACTATTATCGTCACCCATAACAATGATCTTGCAGACAGAATGGATCGTCGCCTCACTCTGAAAGAAGGTATCCTTAAAGAGTGACAAAAAATCCCGGACTATTCAACCTCCATACTGATCTCCATGAAATTAAACCAGTGACCGCTCTTCTGGGCATGGTCCAGTTCAATCTGGACGATATCAATATGGCGGTTTTCAATCTCCAGGAATTTTTCAAGCACTTCTTTTATCCTGCCCTCGGCATTTTCACTGGCTTTTTTATAATAATTGCTCGTCTCTATCTCCAGTTTCAGTGCCGCGTCAAGCAGCCGCTTCACATCTCCGAGCATCTTTTCAGGAATTTCGGCGGACATGGTCTGAATCTGTTCCTCTATTTTCTCTCTGGCCGGTATGGGTGTGTTCAGTTTTGTTACATCAATAACCCCTTCGGACTGGAGGACTTCCAGGCTGTATTCAAGAAAATCTATATGGGACTGTTCATCATCCCCAAGAGTCTGAAATAATGCTTTTCCCCTTTTGTCATCCACCTTTTCCACTGCCGAAAAATAGAGGTCTCTTACCTTTTTTTCATAATGAATTGCTTCCAAAAATATTTCACGGGAATCCATATACTCTCCAATTCTGTTTCTGATTAAAATAAAACATCCTGATAAAACGTAACTGGTCACAGGATTTGCAACTCAGTGTTTTCATCTACCTTACCCCTGTAAGTGATCAGGGGTGCCGTAGATTCGTGCAATCGCGACCGTGCGAATATGCGGTGCCCCTGATCACTTACGATAAAACAGTAATCCTGCCATCCTCTTTTGTCGAATAAAGAAAAGCTGATTGACCATGAAACTCAACCAAGTTGGAGTGGTGTCTGTTTTAAATCTGACAAAATGACTGTGCCGATTCGCCAAACGATTTTTTCTGCGGTATACTGATTATTATTCACATTCTACAAAAACAGAATCCTCTTGAATAGCAGGAGGAAATACTTTCGATCAAGGACAGTGTTCCATGAAATTTTTATTAATATCGGTTATTATTCTCAGCACTTGGTTCCCAGCCGCCGGCAATACCGAACCTCGCCCCCTGGAGCATCTTAAAATTGTTTTTGCGGCCGGAATGGCAGAAATAAAACAGACAAACCGCCCCAATAACCTTCCGAAACTCGCTACTTTTCTGAATAGTTTACGACAAAATAATACACATGTCCTTTTTTTCCACGGAGGCGCTGCTCTCTCTCCTTCGATTCTCTCTTCTTTTGACCGCGGAGCGCATATGGTCACCCTCCTCAATACGCTGGAGCCTGATCTCTTTGCCATTGCCAAAAACGAATTCACCTTCAAAGAGGACGAGCTGACTCTGCGAACCACAGAGGCCAACTTCCCATTTCTGAATTCCAACCTTATCGATCCCTTGACCGGAAGCTGCATTGAAGGTGTCCTTCCCTCCCTGATTCTCAAAGTGGGCCACTACTCCATCGGGGTAATGGCTCTTGTCGATACTGATGTAATCAGTGATTACATGCCTGAACGGGTCAAACCCGCCGATACCAGATCAACCATCTATAAATATTCTCATCTCCTGCGACAACAGGGTGCCGACCTTATTTTCCTGCTTGCTGATTTTCAGATAAAGGATGCCCCCTACCTTCTCACTCAGAAAATCGTGGATTTTATTCTCATCAACGGCCGCAACATCATTGTTCCCTTCAAGGGATCCGATAATTATTATGAACTCAACGATCTCGGCAGCGTAGTCTCCATGCTGGATATTACCCTCATGGACAACGGAAACAAGTTTTCATGGACAAATGAAAACAAAGCCATTTCCCTCGCTGAATTTCCTGAAGACCATCAGGTTGCGGCACTTATCACCTCTGATCTGCAGCAGATATCCGGTATTCTCAATACCGTGATTGGCGAGACCCTTACACCCATTGACACTCGTCGGAACAATGTCAGGTCCAGGGAAAACGGATTCTGCAATTATATTGCTGACACCATCAGAACTTTCTACAGATCGGATATTGCCCTGATAAACGGTGGGGGTGTTCGAGGCAACAGGGAATATCCAGCCGGCAGTAAACTCACCAGAGGTGATATCCACAGGGAGATTCCATTTCGCAATCATGTTGTCAATATCGAAATAACCGGCAGGCAGCTTCTCGAAAGCCTTGAAAACGGATTAAGCGGTATCAGTGAACTGAAAGGTCGCTTTCCCCATGTATCGGGAATGACTGTCCAATACAATCCAAAAAATCCTCCCGGCAGGCGGGTTGTCAAAGTGACTGTAGCCGGCAAACCCCTGGATCCCGAAAAATCCTACACTATGGCAACCCTTGACTACCTCACAGGAGGCGGTGACGGCTATTCTGTGCTGAAAAACTGCAAACATCTGGCAAAAGTGCGGGGTGGAAGACTGCTCTGGGAATATGTCCGGGACAGGATTGTAGAGCAGAAAACCATTTCTCCCAGGACAGATGGAAGAATGAAAATTTTTATTAACAATAAATCATAACCAATATACCCGGAACCTCTCCCATGCATCTGGGTTGAAATCACTGCCGATAACTTCAGAACGAAGGGAGCTCATACGTCGAGATAAATTTCCATGTCCGCATCCGGTACTGTACAGAGAAAAAACGATTTTGCCATAAAAAGAAGTATTGCCACTACTGTCAGCTGTGGTCTCTTTCTCACGGGATTTCTCTTTACCGTTATCTCCATAATTTCCCTTGTAGGCTTTCTCGGTTTCAAAGAGGTGCTCAGTGATCTTTCCGAAAATGCTCTGCCTTCCTCATCACGGGAGGCACAGATGTCCATCCTGTTCAACCAGCTGCTCCACCAGACCAGCTACCTCCATAACGCGGATTCACATGCAAACAGGCGTATTGCCTACAACAACATTCTCTCACAGTTTATCCGTATTGATGATTTTTCAATCCAGCTGCCTGACACGGCAATCCCGGGACACAACCAGAGAATCTCAGTCCTTGACAATGTCATGGCTGACCTGAACAGGCTTGTTGCCGCCCGCATTGATCTCAGAAAGGAAACTACTGAAAAGTTTAAGGCACTCCTCGAACTCGACAGGGCTAGTTACCTTGTCCACAGTTCACTGCAAACCTCCGCGTCACCTCAATTTACAGAAAAAATAAATCATTTTACGGATACGGCGTTCAGAATCATAAAAAAGAGCGGTAAAGCTTTCAGCTTCAGGAGTCTTTACAAGGTAAAAACACTGGAACGGCAACTTCAGGAAAGCTTTCGGGTTATGCAGACGCTAGCGGAAAGCTTCTCCCCACCTTTACGGAAAAAGGCAAAACAGCTTATTGCACACCTGCAGAAACAGATCACCGGGGCAGACGGTTATCTGTTTTCAATACGGCAGCAAATCATGAAAACCACAGAGTGCAAGAATAAAAATATCTTTGCCATCAATCTTGTGGAAGAAAAGGGAGATGCGAGTATTGCAAACCTGTTTGACCTCTCCTCATCAATTGGCCTGAAAACCAGGATGCTCTCGAACAAGGTCAAGAGACTCATCCAGATTATCACTTTTCTCTTCATCCTTTCCATTCTTCTGGCAACTCTCTCCTTTTTTTATTTCAGATACACCCTCATAGACAGGATGCTCGCTCTGAACAGGTCGGTCCTGGAAAAAGTGGCTGGCCATGGTGAACCAATAGAGGACAACAGGCATGACGAAATCAGCCAGATCGCGCACTCCGTCAACTATTTTGCCATGGAACTGAGCAAGGCAAAAGAAACCGCAGAACGATCAAATATGGCCAAATCACAGTTTTTAGCCCATATGAGCCATGAAATCCGCACTCCCATGAATGCCATTCTCGGCTTTACATATCTTGCCCTGAAAAGCAGGAACCATGACGATCACCTGATTTACCTGGAAAAAATCAACACCGCTTCCAGGTCTCTTCTGGGTATTATTAATACAATACTTGACTTCTCCAAGATTGAAGCCGGCAAACTCACCCTGGAAAAAGCGCCCTTTGACCTTCGCCAACTGCTGGATGAACTGGCAACTGTGATCAGCCTGAAATGCGAAGACTCAGGACTCGAATTCTACTTCAAGGTTGATAGCAAAACCCCGGCCGACCTGATCGGAGATTCCCTGCGACTGGGCCAGGTTCTCTCCAACCTTATTACCAACGCATTCAAATTCACGGAAAAAGGGCATATCGTGGCCTCAATCACTCCCCTGGAGAGAAAAGATGCAGGAGACACGGTAGAACTGCTTTTCACTGTTGAGGATACGGGCAGCGGTATCCAGGGGGAACAGGCTAAAACTCTTTTTCTGCCCTTCACCCAGGCGGATGAATCCGTGACCCGCAAGTTTGGAGGGACAGGACTCGGGCTCACCATCTGCAAGGAGCTTGTGACAATGATGGGAGGGAAAATATGGGTTGAATCGAACGAAAACGGCGGAACAACTTTTTCGTTTACAGTCCGGTTCAACCTTCAAACAACAGACGACAGGAAAAACCCTTCCGGTTTCTATGACTCCCCTGTTCTGCTGCGGGATAAAACCGTAATAGTCCATTCACAACGGCCAAAAACTACAGCAGCCCTGAAACGCTGTCTTCATCATTTCGGACTGGAAATCCACAGTTCCGACACTATCAATGCAACCTCAGCTCTTATCAGGGATATTTCCCGGAAAAAACGTTGTGACCTGCTCATCGTTGAATGCAACTCTTTTTCCAGAAAAACCCTCAGGACCCTCGCCCATTTCA
The DNA window shown above is from Desulfomarina profundi and carries:
- a CDS encoding bifunctional metallophosphatase/5'-nucleotidase, translating into MKFLLISVIILSTWFPAAGNTEPRPLEHLKIVFAAGMAEIKQTNRPNNLPKLATFLNSLRQNNTHVLFFHGGAALSPSILSSFDRGAHMVTLLNTLEPDLFAIAKNEFTFKEDELTLRTTEANFPFLNSNLIDPLTGSCIEGVLPSLILKVGHYSIGVMALVDTDVISDYMPERVKPADTRSTIYKYSHLLRQQGADLIFLLADFQIKDAPYLLTQKIVDFILINGRNIIVPFKGSDNYYELNDLGSVVSMLDITLMDNGNKFSWTNENKAISLAEFPEDHQVAALITSDLQQISGILNTVIGETLTPIDTRRNNVRSRENGFCNYIADTIRTFYRSDIALINGGGVRGNREYPAGSKLTRGDIHREIPFRNHVVNIEITGRQLLESLENGLSGISELKGRFPHVSGMTVQYNPKNPPGRRVVKVTVAGKPLDPEKSYTMATLDYLTGGGDGYSVLKNCKHLAKVRGGRLLWEYVRDRIVEQKTISPRTDGRMKIFINNKS
- a CDS encoding response regulator produces the protein MSASGTVQRKNDFAIKRSIATTVSCGLFLTGFLFTVISIISLVGFLGFKEVLSDLSENALPSSSREAQMSILFNQLLHQTSYLHNADSHANRRIAYNNILSQFIRIDDFSIQLPDTAIPGHNQRISVLDNVMADLNRLVAARIDLRKETTEKFKALLELDRASYLVHSSLQTSASPQFTEKINHFTDTAFRIIKKSGKAFSFRSLYKVKTLERQLQESFRVMQTLAESFSPPLRKKAKQLIAHLQKQITGADGYLFSIRQQIMKTTECKNKNIFAINLVEEKGDASIANLFDLSSSIGLKTRMLSNKVKRLIQIITFLFILSILLATLSFFYFRYTLIDRMLALNRSVLEKVAGHGEPIEDNRHDEISQIAHSVNYFAMELSKAKETAERSNMAKSQFLAHMSHEIRTPMNAILGFTYLALKSRNHDDHLIYLEKINTASRSLLGIINTILDFSKIEAGKLTLEKAPFDLRQLLDELATVISLKCEDSGLEFYFKVDSKTPADLIGDSLRLGQVLSNLITNAFKFTEKGHIVASITPLERKDAGDTVELLFTVEDTGSGIQGEQAKTLFLPFTQADESVTRKFGGTGLGLTICKELVTMMGGKIWVESNENGGTTFSFTVRFNLQTTDDRKNPSGFYDSPVLLRDKTVIVHSQRPKTTAALKRCLHHFGLEIHSSDTINATSALIRDISRKKRCDLLIVECNSFSRKTLRTLAHFKTIPGNISPDIIVTGPQSLSRHFTAKSVVECDSFLSRPVTPTRLLHCILKTFDINHPEPAKTTDNQGRNSTGNRTHDGGHILLVEDNEINQQIAANLLHSEGFSVIIANNGAEAVNILESVEAQPFDIILMDIQMPEMDGYTATAKIRKMRSPLNEIPIIALTAHAMDQVREQCLAASMDGYVTKPIDPHLLFSTIAEFLPDKTPRLSPPPEEKQFSDDMGINLKAGIDRVMGNITLFRELITMFLDQHGDTPTRIKTAFSENDLLKTGRLIHTFKGICGNIGLEKISAQCARLEILVKNNRSAGMDKLLNQLEVETKTTCVLLGDWLKTSAAQEKADISEEIDITEEKTIHSQYTALSDALALNSSKAITIIEKLLPQLELEDRFLFIKIRKHVNSLDYKKALVLLNQWDFDPKNEQSTHTEKSNNAEKRN